One Streptomyces fagopyri DNA window includes the following coding sequences:
- a CDS encoding sensor histidine kinase produces the protein MRTPRTTPAAGAESPSQAPARGRRAHAGPPAEEHGALDEDAGGTGSEAISRPEAIPRRSGRWSPRPRTVRAKIICLLMVPVVSLFALWAYATVTTAQDVARLRQLQRVDSMIRVPIDDAVTALQAERTASVRYATDPDSERPGDLRTLAERTDRAVAKLRLGDHNTVADGADLPAGVAARLGSFVTGAEDLRTLRGAVRERRTGWDEAYGQYTQVISSAFAVTGALTSVQDPGPGSEARVLLEFSRAGEALAQEDAVLSGARLVGTLDGERLRLFTGAVATRRALTDASVGDLRGPDQASWRDLMRGSAYADVGAVEDRALASRPGATAVAAAPEADWNAAHARVRDAMRTIEADAGRGVEGRAYPLTRGLRTPAGAAVLFGLAAVAASLVISVRIGRGLVVELVALRNSALEIARRKLPDAMRKLRAGEEIDVRAEAPAGPPSEDETGQVAEALGTVHRAALRAAVERAELASGISGVFVNLARRSQVLVHRQLSLLDSMERRSEDPDELGDLFRLDHLTTRMRRHAENLIILSGAAPGRAWRMPVSLTNVVRAAVSEVEDYARVEVRQFPETSVVGAAVADLTHLLAELVENAAQFSPPHTHVRITGEPVGNGYVVEVEDRGLGMGKETLDDANRRIEETETLDLSDSDRLGLFVVSRLAARHAIKVHLRTSPYGGTTAVVLLPTALLQSGSAEGSPRGADLEGPAEHEYARVPAAPEREAVQAPAERPVLVAPVQAAVEAPANSSPETPPPGVTTLRLHRPAEAPDGDDGLPRRVRQASLAPQLREQRPEEPVHVPGPRSEDTRTPELVRDRMTAYRDGWARGSGRKSGPGGTSAPDAGGDSGEGDPA, from the coding sequence ATGCGTACACCCCGTACAACCCCCGCAGCCGGCGCCGAGTCGCCGTCCCAGGCTCCGGCGCGCGGTCGTCGTGCCCACGCCGGCCCGCCCGCCGAGGAGCACGGCGCCCTCGACGAGGACGCCGGCGGGACGGGATCCGAGGCGATATCGCGCCCCGAGGCGATCCCGCGTCGCTCGGGTCGGTGGAGTCCACGCCCCCGCACCGTACGCGCCAAGATCATCTGCCTGCTGATGGTCCCGGTCGTCTCCCTGTTCGCGCTGTGGGCCTATGCCACGGTGACCACCGCTCAGGACGTCGCGCGCCTGCGACAGCTGCAACGCGTGGACTCCATGATCCGGGTCCCGATCGACGACGCGGTCACCGCGTTGCAGGCCGAGCGGACGGCCTCCGTCCGCTACGCGACCGATCCGGACTCCGAGCGGCCGGGAGATCTCAGGACGCTCGCGGAACGCACCGACCGCGCGGTGGCCAAACTGCGGCTCGGGGACCACAACACCGTCGCCGACGGCGCCGATCTGCCCGCCGGGGTGGCCGCACGCCTGGGCTCCTTCGTCACCGGAGCGGAGGACCTGCGAACGCTGCGCGGCGCGGTACGAGAGCGTCGTACCGGCTGGGACGAGGCCTACGGGCAGTACACCCAGGTCATTTCGTCCGCCTTCGCGGTGACCGGCGCGCTCACCAGCGTCCAGGACCCGGGTCCGGGATCCGAGGCGCGCGTGCTCCTCGAGTTCTCCCGGGCGGGGGAGGCGCTCGCGCAGGAGGACGCGGTGCTGTCCGGCGCGCGCCTCGTGGGCACCCTCGACGGTGAACGACTGCGGCTGTTCACCGGAGCCGTGGCCACCCGCCGTGCGCTGACCGACGCGTCCGTCGGGGATCTGCGGGGGCCCGACCAGGCGTCCTGGCGGGACCTCATGCGCGGGAGCGCGTACGCCGACGTGGGCGCCGTCGAGGACAGGGCGCTCGCGTCCCGGCCGGGCGCCACCGCCGTCGCCGCCGCCCCGGAAGCCGACTGGAACGCCGCTCACGCGCGCGTACGCGACGCCATGCGCACCATCGAGGCCGACGCGGGCCGAGGCGTCGAGGGCCGGGCCTACCCGTTGACCCGCGGGCTGCGGACGCCCGCCGGAGCCGCCGTCCTGTTCGGTCTCGCCGCCGTCGCCGCGTCACTCGTCATCTCCGTACGCATCGGCCGCGGCCTGGTCGTCGAACTGGTGGCGCTGCGCAACAGCGCTCTCGAGATCGCCCGGCGCAAACTCCCCGACGCGATGCGCAAACTACGCGCGGGGGAGGAGATCGACGTCCGGGCCGAGGCTCCGGCAGGGCCGCCTTCCGAGGACGAGACCGGTCAGGTCGCGGAGGCCCTGGGCACCGTCCACCGGGCCGCCCTGCGCGCGGCGGTCGAACGCGCGGAACTCGCGAGCGGAATCTCCGGCGTCTTCGTCAACCTCGCCCGGCGCAGCCAAGTCCTCGTGCATCGCCAACTGAGCCTGCTGGACAGCATGGAGCGCCGGTCCGAGGACCCGGACGAACTGGGCGACCTCTTCAGGCTCGACCATCTCACGACGCGTATGCGGCGCCACGCGGAGAACCTCATCATCCTCTCGGGCGCGGCTCCCGGCCGGGCCTGGCGCATGCCGGTCTCCCTGACGAACGTGGTCCGTGCGGCGGTGTCCGAGGTCGAGGACTACGCGCGCGTGGAGGTACGGCAGTTCCCGGAGACGTCCGTCGTCGGCGCCGCCGTCGCCGACCTCACGCACCTCCTGGCGGAACTCGTCGAGAACGCGGCGCAGTTCTCACCGCCGCACACCCATGTCCGCATCACCGGTGAGCCGGTCGGCAACGGATACGTGGTGGAGGTCGAGGACCGGGGGCTCGGCATGGGCAAGGAGACGCTGGACGACGCCAATCGGCGCATCGAGGAGACGGAGACGCTCGACCTGTCCGACAGTGACCGGCTCGGTCTCTTCGTGGTCAGCAGGCTCGCCGCCCGGCATGCCATCAAGGTGCACCTGCGGACCTCGCCCTACGGAGGTACCACCGCGGTCGTGCTGCTTCCCACGGCGCTGCTGCAGTCGGGCTCGGCGGAAGGGTCTCCTCGCGGGGCGGACCTCGAAGGGCCCGCGGAACACGAGTACGCGCGCGTGCCGGCCGCCCCCGAAAGGGAGGCCGTCCAGGCGCCCGCCGAGCGGCCCGTCCTCGTGGCCCCCGTACAGGCAGCAGTCGAAGCCCCGGCGAACTCTTCGCCGGAAACACCGCCACCTGGAGTCACCACCTTGCGGCTGCACCGCCCCGCGGAGGCCCCCGACGGCGACGATGGCCTCCCCAGACGCGTACGGCAGGCCAGCCTGGCACCCCAACTGCGTGAGCAGCGACCGGAGGAACCGGTACACGTGCCCGGTCCCCGGAGTGAAGACACCCGCACTCCCGAACTCGTACGGGACCGTATGACCGCGTACCGCGACGGCTGGGCGCGCGGCAGTGGCCGGAAATCCGGGCCCGGCGGCACCTCGGCCCCCGATGCGGGTGGCGACAGCGGCGAAGGAGACCCCGCGTGA